The DNA window GTCTCTAGCTTTGATGATTCGAGATGATTACGCTCAAGTAGAAATTCCTATGTTACCCGTGATTAAGGGAGCTACTCTAACCGTTAATCAGATTTGGGTTTATACTTGGTTAGCAGTAATTTCTACCTTTGTCTTGGTTTACCCTCTAGGTGCGGTGGGCTTGATCTATACTCTAGTTGCTTCAGTATTGGGTATGATCTTTATCTACAAAGCCTGGCAACTTAAGCAGGATCCCGAGGATAAGCAGTCGGCTCGTTCTCTGTTTAAATACTCCATTCTCTACATGATGCTATTATCTACAGCGATCGTCTTTGATAGTTATTATCTGTAGATTCTCTCAATATATAGGAAAGGGGAAAAGCTTAATTTTTTCCTCTTTTCTTTTATTTTCTGAGAAATGCGGGTATAATACTAAAGTTAGAGGTAGTAATAGTTAAACAACTGTTTTCTCTATGAAAACGATCGCAAAATGGTGGATCGTTGGAACTTCTCAAACCCTACTCAGTGTTGCCTTAGTTCTGGGAGCACCCTCAGTCATTAATTCCGGTAGACCTATGTTAGGATTTACAATGTTTGGCCTAGCGGGAACTTGCACTGGATTGATTATGTGTGGTGCTTGCCAAAACCTATTATCAAGTATTAAAGCTAAAACAATTCTGATAGAAAGTTTCCCACAACGAAACGATTGGTCTTCTTTACCTGTAACTGCATTTTTGGATATTTCACCTCAACAGGTTCAGGAGGCGCGTTCCTCCCTGATGCAGATTGTCCAAGATCCTTGGGAAGCGGATTTGGTCTCAGGAGAGAACGTTATTTACTACATTCGTACTTTTAGTATGACCGAAAGTGATGCCTAAGTTTTTTTTGTCAAGCCTTATTTCTCGTCTGATTGTAATTAGTCTAGCCGTAAGTAGCACAGGATGTGGTCTAATACCCGGGACGAGTATAAAAACGATCGAACCAGGATATACAGGGCTCAAGATTCAACTGTATGGTGATCAAGCGGGTGTACAAAATGCTACCGTGATTACTGGCGGTCGCGTTTGGTACAACGGTTACACCGAAAAAGTGGTATCTTTTCCTACCTTTGTTAAGCAGTATAGCTTTACCAAAGATGCTGCTGAAGGTAGTCCCAATAACGAAGAAATAGTTTTTAGCGTTGGTGGTGTCAGCGTCGCTTCTGATATCGGAGTTTTGTATGGTTTTATTCCGGGAGAACAACTTAAAATTTACTACGCTAAATATCGCGTTGATGCAGATACTTTTCGCGCCAGTTTACTTCGTACTGAACTAAGAAACTGCTTCAGCGAGAGTGCTGAGAGTTTGAGTCTAATTCCTTCGGATTTACCTTTTAGTCAACAAAAACTACTGAGCAAAGTTACTGACTGTCTACGCGTTAGATTTCCCACGGTAAATATTGATAGTATCAGTCTGCTGAGTCCTTTTCGACTACCGACGGAAATTCAAGACGCGATTAACGCTCAATATAAAGCGCGTCAGGATGCTCAAACGGCGATCGCTAATCAAACTAAAGCTGAAGCAGAAGCAAAAGCCCAGGTTGCCAAAGCTAAAGGTGAAGCACAAGCAAATCTAGAAAAAGCCAAAGGTGAAGCCGCAGCTGGAATAGCGATCGCCGAGGGTGAAGCAAAAGCTAACGAAATTTTGCGGCAATCTATCACTCCGGAAATCATCAAACTGCGGGAGTTAGAGATT is part of the Gloeocapsa sp. PCC 73106 genome and encodes:
- a CDS encoding SPFH domain-containing protein, with product MPKFFLSSLISRLIVISLAVSSTGCGLIPGTSIKTIEPGYTGLKIQLYGDQAGVQNATVITGGRVWYNGYTEKVVSFPTFVKQYSFTKDAAEGSPNNEEIVFSVGGVSVASDIGVLYGFIPGEQLKIYYAKYRVDADTFRASLLRTELRNCFSESAESLSLIPSDLPFSQQKLLSKVTDCLRVRFPTVNIDSISLLSPFRLPTEIQDAINAQYKARQDAQTAIANQTKAEAEAKAQVAKAKGEAQANLEKAKGEAAAGIAIAEGEAKANEILRQSITPEIIKLRELEIQEIEVNKWNGIRPGITIQSPNAQIGNPVP